In Lotus japonicus ecotype B-129 chromosome 5, LjGifu_v1.2, one genomic interval encodes:
- the LOC130717492 gene encoding uncharacterized protein LOC130717492, translating to MATDAHDSRRKHHRSSTPEDDDRSSKRHKHRHHSHRHRTKKRDEEIQYDDGGAVAAVPSPTPAPNPDEDVEEGEILEDDALNGEVRKKQLESDAESGEIEVKGDRDVRSDEKNLGFPAKSSKAKVHEDDDGSSHSRAKTRGESGVRASRDGLGNGYPDPKYSKADKRQNGELGHFKGNEKLKGDFDDEAPEANGKKVNYHRNSSSESGGEKIRMSEHAPSHDRLRSRSRSTDHTRDRSRSRSIVDEYAHPKRRYSREPLYHTSRHKTDCDLDEERVRDGKREHQHGSIDLVEDDRREHSTRYHSREARDRGRSRDRDVERELHRERKRAETSRNKEVDLVRKREKERQVSHEKYRRDGEKDRIREREEDRDRRREKERDRSLETVFERDRRREKERDRSRDRARGGQRDRVLESERDYRNRERDNIQERERRDDRYRHTDRDFAGGKDKYLRHEDGNDSGDRYRKHSRREENEYHAERRRNSDSHGKVYNSMGTTIEEKEREVEQDDFDDDTLQLPEQEEDDLNRIKEESRRRREAIMEKYKKQNQEVDQASGNEGQDMNADTPADNPEVMDGMNDDVDDVEAAEPSFAVGKSPENVNAASKISGAGGLGEGTPKSERSADKFCDDIFGETPTGVRKSGKGDGLLIERAGLHDNWDDAEGYYSYRFGEILDGRYEVAAAHGKGVFSTVVRAKNLNTGNGEPEEVAIKIIRNNDTMYKAGMDELVILKKLVGADPDDKRHCVRFLSSFKYRNHLCLVFESLNMNLREVLKKFGRNIGLRLTAVRAYAKQLFIALKHLRNCGVLHCDIKPDNMLVNEAKNVLKLCDFGNAMFAGKNEVTPYLVSRFYRAPEIILGLQYDHPLDIWSVGCCLYELYTGKVLFPGLTNNDMLRLHMELKGPFPKKILRKGAFTEQHFDHDLNFLATEEDPVTKKTIKRMIFNIKPKDIGTIISGSPGEDPKMLSNFKDLLDKIFVLDPDKRLTVSQALNHPFITGK from the exons aTGGCCACCGATGCTCACGACTCTCGTCGCAAGCACCACCGATCATCCACTCCGGAGGACGACGACAGATCCTCCAAGCGCCACAAGCACCGCCACCACAGCCACCGCCACCGCACCAAAAAGCGCGATGAAGAGATTCAATACGACGACGGCGGTGCAGTCGCCGCGGTTCCTTCTCCAACTCCCGCCCCTAATCCCGACGAGGACGTGGAGGAAGGAGAGATTCTCGAGGACGATGCTCTTAACGGTGAGGTTAGGAAGAAGCAGTTGGAATCTGATGCTGAATCTGGTGAAATCGAGGTGAAAGGAGATCGAGATGTTCGATCCGATGAGAAAAATCTG GGATTTCCTGCTAAAAGTTCTAAGGCTAAAGttcatgaagatgatgatggttcCAGCCACTCAAGAGCTAAGACTCGAGGTGAGAGTGGTGTTCGAGCTAGTAGAGATGGTTTGGGCAATGGGTATCCGGATCCTAAATATTCGAAAGCGGATAAGAGGCAGAATGGGGAACTTGGACATTTTAAAGGAAATGAGAAGCTAAAAGGTGACTTTGATGATGAAGCCCCGGAGGCTAATGGGAAGAAAGTGAATTACCATCGGAATTCATCTTCTGAAAGTGGAGGAGAAAAAATTAGGATGTCAGAACATGCTCCTTCTCATGATAGATTGAGAAGCCGATCAAGATCAACTGATCATACCAGGGACAGGTCTCGTTCTCGCAGTATTGTGGATGAATACGCCCATCCCAAGAGAAGGTACTCTAGGGAACCCCTTTATCATACTAGTAGGCATAAGACTGACTGTGACCTTGATGAGGAAAGAGTGAGAGACGGCAAAAGGGAGCATCAGCATGGCAGTATAGATTTGGTGGAAGATGATAGAAGAGAACACAGCACCAGATATCACAGTCGGGAGGCTCGTGATAGAGGTAGGAGTAGGGACAGAGATGTGGAAAGAGAACTACATCGGGAAAGAAAACGGGCGGAAACAAGCCGGAATAAGGAGGTTGATTTGGTGCGCAAAAGGGAAAAAGAACGTCAAGTGAGTCATGAGAAGTATAGAAGGGATGGGGAGAAAGATAGGATCAGGGAAAGGGAGGAGGATAGAGATAGGAGGAGAGAAAAGGAAAGAGATAGGAGCTTGGAGACAGTGTTTGAGAGGGATAGGAGAAGGGaaaaggagagagataggagtAGGGACAGAGCAAGGGGTGGCCAGAGAGATAGAGTTCTGGAAAGTGAAAGGGATTATAGGAATCGGGAAAGGGATAACATTCAGGAGAGGGAGAGGCGAGATGATAGATATAGGCACACAGATAGAGATTTTGCTGGTGGTAAGGATAAGTATCTGCGTCATGAGGATGGTAATGACAGTGGAGATAGATATAGAAAACATTCCAGACGTGAAGAAAACGAATACCATgcagagagaagaagaaactCTGATTCCCATGGAAAAGTTTATAACTCTATGGGAACTACCATAGAGGAGAAGGAAAG AGAGGTTGAACAGGATGACTTTGATGATGATACATTGCAATTACCTGAACAAGAAGAGGACGATCTCAACAGGATCAAAGAGGAGAGTAGAAGGAGAAGGGAGGCAATAATGGAGAAATACAAGAAGCAGAATCAGGAAGTAGATCAAGCTAGTGGAAATGAAGGACAag ATATGAATGCAGACACTCCTGCTGACAATCCTGAAGTGATGGATGGTATGAatgatgatgttgatgatgTGGAAGCAGCAGAACCATCATTTGCTGTTGGGAAATCTCCTGAAAATGTGAATGCTGCCTCCAAGATATCTGGTGCTGGGGGTCTGGGAGAGGGTACTCCAAAG AGTGAGAGGTCAGCTGACAAGTTTTGTGATGATATATTTGGCGAGACACCAACTGGAGTTCGGAAATCA GGGAAAGGAGATGGTTTACTGATTGAGAGGGCTGGCCTACATGATAATTGGGATGATGCAGAGGGTTATTACA GCTATCGGTTTGGTGAAATACTTGATGGCCGATATGAAGTTGCTGCCGCACATGGGAAGGGTGTCTTTTCCACAGTTGTACGGGCAAAAAATCTGAACACCGGTAATGGTGAGCCAGAAGAAGTAGCAATAAAAATTATTCGTAATAATGACACCAT GTACAAGGCTGGTATGGATGAATTAGTGATATTGAAGAAGTTAGTAGGTGCAGATCCAGATGATAAACGTCACTGTGTTCGTTTCCTTTCAAGTTTTAAGTACCGAAATCATCTTTGTTTAGTTTTTGAATCTCTTAATATGAATCTGCGTGAGGTTTTAAAGAAGTTTGGTCGCAATATTGGCCTTAGGCTAACTGCTGTGAGAGCATATGCAAAACAGCTTTTCATTGCACTGAAGCATCTCCGGAACTGTGGTGTTCTTCATTGTGATATAAAGCCTGATAATATGCTG GTGAATGAGGCTAAAAATGTTTTGAAGCTTTGTGACTTTGGTAATGCCATGTTTGCTGGTAAAAATGAAGTTACACCATATCTTGTGAGTCGCTTCTATCGTGCTCCTGAAATAA TACTTGGCTTGCAGTATGATCATCCATTGGATATTTGGTCTGTGGGCTGTTGTTTGTATGAGTTGTATACAGGAAAGGTTCTTTTTCCAGGGCTTACAAACAATGATATGTTGCGGCTTCACATGGAATTGAAGGGcccctttccaaaaaaaattcttcgGAAG GGAGCATTTACTGAACAACATTTTGATCATGACCTGAATTTTCTTGCTACAGAGGAGGATCCTGTAACAAAAAAG ACCATAAAGCGAATGATTTTCAACATAAAGCCGAAAGACATTGGGACAATCATCAGTGGCTCTCCTGGGGAGGATCCGAAAATGTTATCTAACTTCAAAGACCTTTTGGACAAAATTTTCGTATTGGATCCAGACAAGAGGTTGACAGTGTCACAAGCATTGAACCACCCATTCATCACTGGCAAGTGA
- the LOC130717495 gene encoding cytochrome P450 CYP73A100-like, translated as MALQIMKPLLFTLTTISLIAITKHFSSNYLSIASATIISSLIMYLFFSNSKNNSAPLPPGPHSFPIFGNWLQVGNDLTHRLLASMSQTFGSVFLLKLGSKNLIVVSDPQLASEVLHSKGVEFGSRPRNVVFDLFTGNGQDMVFTVYGEHWRKMRRIMTLPFFTNKVVQNYSSMWEQEMDLVVRDLNANEKVRSEGIVIRRRLQLMLYNIMYRMMFDAKFESLEDPLFIQATRFNSERSRLAQSFEYNYGDFIPLLRPFLRGYLNKCRDLQTRRLEFFNKNYVEGRRKIMAANGDKHKIGCAMDHIIEAEMKGEISEENVIYIVENINVAAIETTLWSMEWAIAEVVNHPIVQSKMREEISSVLKGEPVTESNLHRLPYLQATVKETLRLHTPIPLLVPHMNLEEAQLGGYRIPKESKVVVNAWWLANNPAWWKNPEEFRPERFFEEEHGTEASVGGNKVDFRFVPFGVGRRSCPGIILALPILGIVLAKLVSNFEMKAPNGTKVDMTEKGGQFSLHLANHSTVLFHPIK; from the coding sequence ATGGCTCTCCAAATCATGAAACCACTTCTTTTCACTCTCACAACAATATCACTTATTGCAATCACAAAACACTTCTCTTCTAACTATCTCTCCATTGCTAGTGCCACCATCATCTCTTCTCTCATCATGTACTTGTTCTTTTCCAATTCTAAAAACAACTCTGCACCTCTCCCTCCAGGGCCTCACTCCTTCCCTATATTTGGCAACTGGCTCCAAGTTGGCAACGACCTCACGCACCGTCTCTTAGCATCCATGTCACAAACCTTTGGCTCCGTGTTTCTCCTCAAACTCGGTTCCAAAAACTTGATCGTGGTGTCTGATCCTCAACTCGCCTCCGAAGTCCTCCACTCAAAAGGCGTGGAATTCGGTTCTCGGCCGCGAAATGTAGTGTTCGACCTCTTCACAGGGAACGGCCAAGACATGGTTTTCACAGTGTACGGTGAACACTGGCGAAAAATGCGCAGAATCATGACACTGCCCTTCTTCACCAACAAGGTTGTCCAGAATTACAGCAGCATGTGGGAGCAAGAGATGGACCTTGTGGTTCGCGACCTCAATGCCAACGAGAAAGTGAGAAGCGAAGGGATTGTTATCAGAAGGCGTCTCCAGCTGATGCTCTACAACATCATGTACAGGATGATGTTTGATGCCAAGTTTGAGTCCTTAGAAGACCCTTTGTTCATTCAGGCCACAAGGTTCAACTCTGAGAGAAGCCGTTTAGCACAGAGTTTTGAGTACAATTATGGAGATTTCATTCCATTGCTAAGACCCTTCTTGAGAGGCTACCTGAACAAGTGCAGGGACTTGCAAACTAGGAGGTTGGAATTTTTCAACAAGAACTATGTTGagggaagaagaaaaatcatGGCTGCCAACGGGGACAAGCACAAGATAGGCTGTGCAATGGATCACATCATAGAAGCTGAGATGAAAGGAGAAATCAGTGAAGAGAATGTGATTTACATTGTAGAGAACATCAATGTTGCAGCAATAGAGACAACACTGTGGTCCATGGAGTGGGCAATTGCAGAGGTTGTTAATCATCCAATTGTTCAAAGCAAGATGCGTGAGGAGATATCAAGTGTGCTTAAAGGGGAGCCAGTGACAGAGTCCAATCTACACAGACTACCATATTTGCAAGCCACTGTGAAAGAGACATTGAGACTTCACACTCCAATTCCTCTATTGGTGCCACACATGAACCTGGAAGAGGCACAGCTAGGAGGATATAGAATTCCTAAGGAATCTAAGGTGGTGGTGAATGCTTGGTGGCTTGCTAACAACCCAGCATGGTGGAAGAATCCAGAGGAGTTCAGGCCAGAGAGGTTCTTTGAAGAGGAGCATGGAACAGAAGCTTCTGTAGGAGGGAATAAGGTTGATTTTAGATTTGTGCCATTTGGTGTTGGGAGGAGGAGTTGCCCTGGGATCATACTTGCATTGCCAATATTGGGAATTGTCCTTGCAAAGTTGGTGTCAAATTTTGAGATGAAGGCTCCAAATGGAACAAAGGTAGACATGACTGAAAAAGGAGGACAATTCAGCTTGCACCTTGCAAACCACTCCACTGTTCTGTTCCATCCAATAAAATAG